The following proteins are encoded in a genomic region of Hyla sarda isolate aHylSar1 chromosome 3, aHylSar1.hap1, whole genome shotgun sequence:
- the LOC130360524 gene encoding cysteine-rich secretory protein 3-like isoform X3, translating into MLKMEWNDQAAKTALNVANKCEHAHSKADERQTDTFSCGENLYMSNRPYNWTRVIQSWYDEKKDFEHGVGAKSEDAIVGHYTQLVWYKSFQLGCALSYCPKQNLGYFYVCHYCPAGNMKNSLHAPYEAGDTCGKCKHACNNGLCENPCMYDDDVEGCAEYMEFCESEEEDMDEEFKIKNICQETCNCDDEII; encoded by the exons GAATGGAATGATCAAGCAGCAaaaactgcacttaatgtggcgaACAAGTGTGAACATGCTCACAGCAAAGCAGATGAACGGCAGACAGACA CTTTCTCTTGCGGAGAAAACTTATACATGTCCAACAGGCCGTACAACTGGACTAGAGTGATCCAAAGCTGGTATGATGAAAAAAAAGACTTTGAACATGGAGTTGGAGCCAAATCCGAAGATGCCATAGTTGGCCATTATACTCAG CTTGTCTGGTATAAATCCTTTCAATTAGGTTGTGCACTCTCCTATTGCCCAAAGCAGAATTTAGGTTACTTTTATGTTTGCCATTACTGCCCTGC GGGGAACATGAAAAATTCTCTTCATGCTCCATACGAAGCTGGAGATACATGTGGCAAATGTAAACATGCCTGTAACAATGGTCTGTGCG AGAATCCCTGCATGTACGATGATGATGTGGAAGGCTGTGCAGAGTACATGGAGTTCTGTGAATCTGAGGAGGAAGATATGGATGAAGAATTCAAGATTAAGAATATCTGTCAGGAGACGTGCAACTGTGACGACGAGATCATTTAA